A region of the Verrucomicrobiota bacterium genome:
CCCTTCGAGAAGACGATCAGGGAACGGTCCGTTGCCGAGTCGAGATAAACCACCAGATCGCCCGCCCACCATTCCGTGTTGCCGGGCGGCATCCAGGCGGCTTGGCCAAACAAGCGGAGGGGTCAAGATTGTGGCGAAGCGCGAGCCGGTGACGGGCGAGCGTGGAAGCACCCATTTGTCTGACACATCAGAACGAGCAAGATCATCGCCAGCAAACCGGGAGGGTTTGAACGAGCGAAAGAACGGATTTGCGAGTCCATCAGAACTGGAGCTTGGGAGCGATGGGTATGTGCCGCTGGAGCCGGACGAGCAGCAAAAAGATCGAGAGCCGCCAGCGAATGGGCCAGCCCGCTTCGACATCTCCTGCAAGCATCGCATTGACCGCGGCAGCCAGACCCCAGCGCGGATGCGGATGCAGCAGCACTTCCATAAACGGCACCGTGTAGAACCCCTCCACCATCTTCAGATAGAAATCCATCGCCTGCCCCAACCGCTTCTCGTACTGCTGCAAGACGGGACCCGGGGATCCATCCGGTCGATCCAGCGCCTCGAGGAGGCCGAGAGCCGCGGCGCGAGCGGAATCCATGGCGAGAAAAACTCCCGAGGAAAAATGGGATCGATGAAGCCCGCCGCGTCACCCACCCGGACGAGCCGGCCGCGGACCAAGCCGCGGTTGCGATACGAAAAGTCCGTCGTCACCTGGAGCTCGCCTAAAAGCTCCGCGCGGGCCAGCCGTTCCTTGAGCACCGAACTGGATTCGACCCGTTTCCAGAATGCTTCCGCCGGAGCGTGGGATCCCGGGACGAAGGCTGCCTTCTCGAAAACACAGCCCACGCTGACCTTCTCCCCGCCGATGGGAATGATCCAAAACCAGCCCTCAGGAAGCCGGATGATCACCGTGTCGCCCGCGCGCTCGCCCTCGTCGAGGCGGACACCGCAAAAATGTCCGAAGATCGAGAGCTTGCGAAGCCGGGGGTGGGGAATCTTTGCGCCTTCCTGGTTGCCCGAGAAATTCGAGCGGCCGCTGGCATCGACGACGAAGCGCGCCCGGAGGGATTCCATCGTTTGATCAGGACGGCGGCATTCGACCCCGAAGCCACCCTTGGTCTCCGACAGACGAGTGACCTGCCAGCCTTGTCTCACGGAGGTTCCGGCGCGTTCGGAAGCCTGGAGGAGGAGATGGTCGAATCGCGACCTCTCAACCTGAAGCGCATCCTGATAGCGGTTGAAACGTCCGGCCCGAAAATCGAAAGCCGCTTTCTGGGCGCCATTGGAGGTGTGGAACTGGGCGCCCCACTTCCTGGGGAAGCCGGAGGCCACCAGCGTGTCCCAAACACCCAGTTCGTCGAAAATGCGGCGGTTGTAGGGCAGGAGCGATTCCCCGATGTGGAAGCGCGGGAACGGGTCTTTCTCCAGCAACACGACTCG
Encoded here:
- a CDS encoding NAD(P)/FAD-dependent oxidoreductase, with product MDRTPTRPGKWAWIGPPRWSWPDGRASPTRFDFRDDGPNPTPCSGTLVQEDAPFDAVVIGGGPAGSTAAHYLSKAGKRVVLLEKDPFPRFHIGESLLPYNRRIFDELGVWDTLVASGFPRKWGAQFHTSNGAQKAAFDFRAGRFNRYQDALQVERSRFDHLLLQASERAGTSVRQGWQVTRLSETKGGFGVECRRPDQTMESLRARFVVDASGRSNFSGNQEGAKIPHPRLRKLSIFGHFCGVRLDEGERAGDTVIIRLPEGWFWIIPIGGEKVSVGCVFEKAAFVPGSHAPAEAFWKRVESSSVLKERLARAELLGELQVTTDFSYRNRGLVRGRLVRVGDAAGFIDPIFPREFFSPWIPLAPRLSASSRRWIDRMDPRVPSCSSTRSGWGRRWISI